A region of the Carya illinoinensis cultivar Pawnee chromosome 16, C.illinoinensisPawnee_v1, whole genome shotgun sequence genome:
GCTCTGTTTCATGTTTGATATAAACAAGTGATGCTTGGTAGGATTACTTACATTTTTAATTGCAAAACTCAATTAAAATGTTCCATTGATagctttttgtttttcaatttcttgtaAGATTCTAGATTGAATGCTGAACGCAggacaaaaaatatgaaatggaaAGTTTTAACAATTTTGTTGGCTTCTTtccattcattttcttgataagtGAATAGGGAATCGTGACTTTGAGGAGAAACATCAATCATTCTCATGGCCTTCTGAAATATGCAGGAGGATTGCGGAGGTTAAGGCCAAAGAAAGGAGAAAGGCTTTGGAAGAGATTTTATATACGCTAGTAGTgcaaaaattcatagatgccaATATTTCTTTAATACCCACCATAGCTCCCTCTTCCTCGGATCCTCCTGGCCGAGTGGACGAATGGCCGAGCCAAGATGACAAGCTCGAGCAACTTCACTCTCCTGAAGCCTATGAGATGATCCAGAATCACCTAGCTCTGATTCTGGGGAGTCGTGCTGCTGATTCAACTGCTGTAGCACAGATAAGCAAGCTCAGGGTTGGGCAGGTCTATGCTGCATCTGTGATGTATGGATACTTCCTCAAACGGGTTGACCAGAGGTTTCAGCTTGAGAAGACAATGAAGATCCTTCCAAATGCGTTGAATGAAGCAGAGAGTGATATTCAGCCAGCTGCTGGGGGGAACAAGGAGGCCAGTGGTGAAGAGTTCTCTTCCCAAGGTGTAGCATCCCATCCTGAAGTCTCTTCCTGGTCTGGAGGTATGAGTCCGGGGGGGTTTAATAATGGGATAAAGGCTTCCCGCTTGAGAAATTATGTAATGTCTTTCGATGGGGAGACACTTCAGAGATATGCCACAATAAGATCCAAAGAGGCTGTTAGCATCATAGAGAAGCATACAGAGGCATTGTTTGGAAGAcctgaaatttttataacaccTCAGGGGACCGTAGATTCTTCCAAGGATGAACTCATCAAGATTAGCTTTGCTGGTTTGAAAAGACTGGTGTTGGAGGCAGCGACTTTTGGTTCTTTTCTCTGGGATGTCGAGAGCCATGTGGATTCGAGGTACCATTTTGTCATGAATTGAACTATGTCCACCCAACTTATATCCCTGGTCAGAGCAAAATGACCTTGGAGGCACAACTGACCGACATAAAACCGGTGTTAGTTTGACTTTGGTGATGATTTCGGAGTACTTTGGTGCTAATTTTCCTGTATATAGCAATTTTTATTCTGATGAACAATTTAAATTCAGATCATTATTAGGGAATAAAGATAGCTGGATTTCGGAATTGTGTAGCTACACGTTACCTTTTTTGTGAAACGTATTTGAATGTTTGATCTTTATTGGTTATCCATACAGGCACGGAGAGAATGGGTCGTCATGTTTTTAGGCATACTTTGGTTTGGAATGATAACATCTCAACTTTTAACCGTAAATTTCTGAAATTAGTTATTATTATGGGACGTATATATGAGTCTTTTTATCTTGAATTTTGTCAATCCTAATTAGTCGAATAGCTAATCTGTTTTATATAATACATCAGTCTgtatataaaatgattaaataggTTGAAGGGTATCTGCTAGTTGCTGCTAATGCAGAAGGAGCCGTCTCGACAGGATGATTGGCCCAAGTTGCTTTCAGGGCCATGGCAACCTATTACGAGTTGCACTGTTGAACACTCCAGTTCTAGGTTTCCACTAGAACGGAAATCAAAACTgggaaagaaaaacagaaagatACTAAGAAGGAAAACTCAATGTCTGTGGCTCCTTCCTTATATTCTGATCTGAGGCCCTTTGCTTGTCCTATAACACTCGTGTCTCCAACCGTCTGTGTTGCAAAGAGAGACTTGTTTCAAAGAGTTCCTAGAGTAGTTGGGGCCGTCTTAGGCCACACAGGCGACTGCAGAAGCTTTGCTTGTCCAAAGACAGTTCCGTTGATTCATCTCTCTTGCAAGGAATTCATGGATTCACCAATATCCCACTTCACCcctgttatttttcttcttgtttccgGCTAGTGCTATGTTGCCGGCATTAATGGTTTCTGCTTCCCTTGGAATCAACTATGGTCAAATTGGAGACAATCTTCCACCACCCAAAACGTTGTTCCTTTCACTCAGTCCCTTGGTGCCAAAAAGGTGAAACCTTTCGACGCAAACCCTCTAGTTCTTCGTGCATTCACAGACACCGACATTGAATTCTGACTTGCCTGGCACCAAAATCACCGGGATGATGGTAGGGAACGAAGTCTTAACCCTCGGCGACAGTGCTATGAGCAGTAACCTCGTCCCAGCCACGCAGAGCGTCCATGGAGCACTCCTTGCTTTAGGATTGAACAAATAGATCAATGTAGCCACTGCAAACTCCATCGATGAGGCCAAGTTCTGATTTAGACTTGCATTTTTGcgttgtttaataaaaatatgaagccCGGACCATTATCTGACAGGAATATTTGGCTGTTCAAGCCTGACAAAACGCCAGTTTATTCTCTTGGATCACTCACCACTGTATCTCCTTCAAAAGTCTCCAAACCTTTCATAATTTTAGTGTATTAATTTGGACTTCCCATGGAGGTTAATGTCAGTCGTTTCTACAGTTGAAAGATATAATCGGGTCCTTGTGATGTTTTTTGTCATTATTATAGACATCAAGCACTAATCTTTCTCCATTATTTGGAAGGATTCAGAACAAACATCATCTTTGCATAATTGCATGGGCGTGGTTCTCTTTGCATGATTCCCAGCATGGGATAGAACTTATATTTTGTTGAGCAATGGACCTTAAATG
Encoded here:
- the LOC122299371 gene encoding UV-B-induced protein At3g17800, chloroplastic-like, with the protein product MEAGAARVVRSPFGMSRPFNSVGRSGVPDFVRFGTKLTPSIKHYTSIYQPSSGHRRVGFGSRRCLVVWASSSPDSAGSTAPIAPLQLESPVGQFLSQILISHPHLVPAAVEQQLEQLQTDRDAEKKKEEPSASGTDLVLSRRIAEVKAKERRKALEEILYTLVVQKFIDANISLIPTIAPSSSDPPGRVDEWPSQDDKLEQLHSPEAYEMIQNHLALILGSRAADSTAVAQISKLRVGQVYAASVMYGYFLKRVDQRFQLEKTMKILPNALNEAESDIQPAAGGNKEASGEEFSSQGVASHPEVSSWSGGMSPGGFNNGIKASRLRNYVMSFDGETLQRYATIRSKEAVSIIEKHTEALFGRPEIFITPQGTVDSSKDELIKISFAGLKRLVLEAATFGSFLWDVESHVDSRYHFVMN